The DNA window ttggaaaaaaaaatagattcaTCCAAAACTTTTCTTATTGATTTAAGCAATGTACTCAATCAATTtgcatttttttaagaacaattataaaattataaaagcacTTCAAAGGATGTATGGATGCTAATGTGGCACTGTGCAATTCGTCAATGTCTTTTTTCCTAATGATGTCAAGATTTGGTAACAGACAAATAGTTCAAATATCACTACTCATAAAAAAGTTTAGGTATCCGTGCATTTTgtcaattaagaaaaaaaaattaatttttatcgtgTTTTTCTTAAATGCATAATAataacattgatttttttttgttaaatttgatacttaatcttttaaaaaagaattaaattgttttttaacgaaatgataattaaaatattaattttttaatattattggtaTGATAACTTGTATGATAATCTATGTGTATATTATGCtaacataatattatttattttatatatcacgttaataaaaaattaaaaaaatcaaaattaaaattaaaaatataaaaaatttataaaaattaacacAAAGTACATATAAATTGTCATATGAGccgttatatttaaaattttaaaattttaattaatatttttgttaaaaatcatttcaaaattttttagttcaaaaactaagggttaaattaaaaaaataaaaataaaaataaacgtgCTACCATTTTTAAGTGGATCACTTTTATTAAAATCTACATGTGATACCTGACACATTTATTATAATGAAAGGTAGAGTTTGTGGCAAGAAATCCAGACTTCATTTTGCATATCTTTTTGTTATTTCTaaacaaaacaaaagcaaaacGTATAAATGGAGACAAACTGGTTAATTCcgctaatttaccaaaaaaaccaatttttttataaaattatcgaaatgggccggttttttaattatttaccagaatggaccattttccccgaaatcgcgtccacgtctgcgcgatgtcaggggacgtgacagaaggtcgcgtccacgtcagcgcgacctgctgacgtggaaggaaatcgtgCCCTCAAGGACGCAATTTCTTTCCACGTCAGCAGGTTGCGCCGACGTGGACGCGCGCGTGAACAgtgcccaacggtcaaaaaattgaccgttgccccccccaatgatcaattttttttactatataaatcccccaccctttttattttcacaaacaaattcaatatcaatttccttcaaaaattctctcaattcctttcaaaaattctctcaattcccttcaaaatttctctcaatttccttccaaaattctctcaaactctcaaattccttccaaaatcctctcaatttccttcaaaaaatctccaaatccatattaaatttctttttccattaaatttcatttttttaagaaaattttaaaattttttattttttttaaataattttaaaatttttaatattttcaacaatggccggatcattgattcgtcttgataggaTTCACATATCAGTGGAGCAAATGAacatggtaagtattaaatttaaattttaaattatatttaagatatttttatttatgtatttttagatatttattaatttattttttgttataaaaggctgaagatcgggtattggaatgcaatattcggaatatgcatgctcctccatcaccgttagtagagaactacctgcgggaagcgggattttggcacgtggcgacggtaggccggggatgcaagttggagccgaaactgatcagtgcgttgatcgagaggtggagacctgagacgcacacatttcatcttccatgtggagagtgcactatcattctagaagatgtccatctgtatttgggattgccggtggatgggCACCCAGTGACCGGGTCTGCCtaatctagcaattgggaggcggtgtgctacgagcttttagGCGCCGTTCTggataaaatggatggaggtaaggtggagatgggctggttacgtgccaccttccccggtctgaatgaaaattcaaccgagattgaaagaatccgatatgctcgatcatacattcttcaaataattggaggctATCTCATGGCCGACACATcacggagccgtgtacatctaaggtggctgctaaaactcgttgattttagagcagccggtgaatttagttgggggtctgccgtcttggcaacattatatcgggagatgtgcggggcgaccaaaccgaggtaaattttatattacattttgaaattgttatgtagattttgtaagaataaaagaatgctaaaaatttatttaattaggtggaaccatccgccaagttatcgtggattaccgactgaacttgaagatatacggcttctattggagcaacggtcggaagcagaagtaagtattattgcaaatagatatttccatacattcgctagtggattgatatttagtatttagtattatgtatatatgtaatatttctatcatgttcatgtagtttcaatggacaccatacgaggatccggcagtccgggcagtaatcccggaagagtttttacaaaatccgaacgcttggcatgtgaaagtggtgttgatcaactatgcaaccgtggagccccaccagacagacagagtcctacgacagtttggatgtagacaaccgatcccTGCGGaccctgaggagtttgacgagcaccacaaaatcgaccttcggctattaggtacgGATTGGCCGTTATACTGGTTAGTGTACATAGAAATGTGGGAAAATCAGaatgaatatctacctactcgggaaccaatcatcgttcccgagttagcgtgcgttccagaatacatgccatagtttaggGCCCATGGGaagccgtatttacttacgccggaggagaggcagcggcaaataCGTGTCGGAAGAGAAAGGCGCGGGCCTCAAAATCCAAGGGGACAAGACTACGAgggcagcccctcaacgaggcctaGACATTCACCCAGTTCATCATCAGCGACCATGCAATCACCgtccccaacgagagcaccgacgcaGTCACCTGGCGCAAcaattcaacagatgatacccacgcattcacctttccctatgatgccaggtatgtttcctagcccttatatgtaccctaacccgtacatgtatcctttttcgaatcctatggcaggttggagccaaatgcccggatcagctccatttcctgtaaTGCTGAGCGGACCACCGATAACTAGGCCATTGGCGCAGGAGGGGTCGCAAggggggccgtcggggagctctcctttttaccaatcgccAGCAACGCATGGCTTTCAAATTCCGTCgccgttcatgatgcaaacacctccacatacactattctttgaaggtggatcatcgtcccaagtctgACAAGCAGATGCCGAACCGGAAGAACAACAATCACCACCCGAAGAAGAACAATCGCCTCCGGAAGCTAGaggaaggaggaatccagcgcgtaaccgtcgacccccgccatgtggaaccgaatcccccggtcatagacattgattaccgtattaaaatttatcatttgatataatgaaatagaaGTTTATGATGATGTAATACACATAGAATTTTTTCCGAGTTATTTTgacattatttgattaaaaaccctaaccctaacctaatttaattaaaaaacctaaccctacttaattaaaaaccctaaccctaacctaatttaattaaaaaccctaacctaatttaattaaaaaccctaacctaatttaattaaaaaccctaacataactcaattaaaaaacctaacctaacttaattaaattaaaaaccctaaccctacttaattaaaaactctaacctaatttaattaaaaaccctaacataacttaattaaaaaacctaacctaacttaattaaattaaaaaccctaacataacttaattaaaaaccctaaccctacttaattaaaaaccctaaccttaacctaatttaattaaaaaccctaacctaatttaattaaaaaccctaacataacttaattaaaaaccctaacctaacttaattaaattaaaaaccctaacataacttaattaaaacccctaaccctacttaattaaaaaccataaccctaacctaatttaattaaaaaccctaacctaatttaattaaaaaccctaagataacttaattaaaaaacctaacctaacttaattaaattaaaaaccctaaccctacttaattaaaaaccctaaacctaacctaatttaattaaaaaccctaacctaatttaattaaaaaccctaacataacttaattaaaaaccctaacataactaattaaaaaccctaagctaatttaatttaattaaaaaccctaaccctaacctaatttaattgaaatctctaacctaacctaatttaattaaaaaccccaaccctaacctattttacatgaaaaccctaaccctaacctattttaattaaaatccctaaccctaacctaatttaattaaaaactcttaccctgatttatcattttatttgaaatcccaaaccctaacctaatttaattaatgtaaaaaccctaacataactCAGCAGATTTGATAATCTTACTAACCATTTAAGAAATTGTAGTTTTACATAATGTTGCATTtcgtaaaatgttttgactggtactaacatttaagaaattgtagtgatttgataattttaccaacaattaatacaattatcaattaataattgaataaaatgtaatttcttctataattacattcaactattgcgattaggtcatgatcgacttgtatgacctgggttcctacaccatccgcacacttctgttgactggctgtttctcggatatccatattgttctgTATTCTAGTGGAGAAAGGTCGACCCTTCGgcttgcgacgcaattctctatccggtaacagcttaaaaggagcaacaGATACGGGTGGCCACTTACGTttatctgggaccggtgggaaaacgtgtctctaTACATTGTACATTCTCTatcccgaacttgtacgatcgcgcacccggtgtggtagatctggaaactctaacgcatcatctgctgacagatcgacattatgcatgtgggctggaggtgaatATGCTCTGAATCGTGAATTTTATTCATTATCTGCATTCATATCACCATCTTCACCTTTTATTGGAATGGgatccggttcagaaaataatcccacCTCTGCACCATtcggcccgggctctcgaggtggatccacatcggagtcaccTTCTAACCCAAAATCATCTGCAGCGTACAacgtcccctcaccggttgatgtcgtaggtagtacgtcatcccttcttctgggcatttgataacgtccccaattggatgtagattgccatccaGTAGAACTTGATGCAGTTCCCCAGCTCGTATTTCCAGCGTCAaacgtcgagccaccgacgtacatgtcccatccaccgacagagtgtcttggggggatgtgcattcgacaccgctaccgaacatgggctgttccgtattttgtaacacgctaaccgagtgtcggccaggggtcgtgtatacatctcgaacaccggacggaagtacatcagttggcgacgtaaattgtacatataactcaatataagttgctccgctagcaagatgagtctgcaccattgcctccaagctacgagcaccttttatgtcgaacgagtcatatgtcaccggatcaacaaaagaacaaaatcgatacgtcattgacagaactttcattggcgtggttccgaagattttacgcctaattcttttacggagttctgtcaaatctatgttttggctaaatgacagtcgcaccgtattctccgacaaaaaaacaacaccattctcggtgtggcaaacctcaccatcgtagtaaataacagcactaatacgttcactcattttgaaactctaactttcttagcctctctaaaatgtttctgctgtgagttatgcattctaagaacattttctgcctaatttatagcctcagcgtAAACTTGCTACTGTAgaaaaatcgcgtccacgagggcgcgatttgaTACTATttactcagaaacgtcaaaaaaaaattatttcctacatgagcaactgtagcgaaatcgcgaccacgagggcgcgatttcacaatttcttctcatatAGCATCCTGGTatcagcgattttatactatttgctcagaaaacgtcaaaaaaaattttatttcttacacgaccactgtagcgaaatcgcgtcaCGAGGCCactatttcacaatttcttcttaaatagcatcctggtagaagcgatttcCCACTATTTAACCAGATACGTCAACTCGAAAAAAAATTTTCCGGGACCTCTAACTCCTAAAAAGCCTGCACCCTAAACACTAAAAGCCATAAAACGTAAACGTAAAATCAGCGTCAAAATCGCGTCCCCCGTACCGCGCTACGTGACAgtaggtcgcgctgacgtggacgcgacttCCTGTCACGTCCCCTGACaatgcgctgacgtggacgcgatttcggggaaaatggcccattccggtaaataattaaaaaaccggcccatttcggtaattttataaaaaaattggctttGTTTGGTAAATTAGCCAGTTAAGTGAAAACTCTCATTATAAAAAAACTAAGAAAGGTGATCTGATCCCCCTTTATAAACATATAGTTCCCTTCCCATTTCAACGCTGTGCGAAGAGAGAGAGATGGCAAAAAAAGAATATGTCCCCCTGTTCGAAACAAGGCAAGTTAAGGGACGAATACTGTTCAGGTGCATTGCAGCTTCAATCTTGCTTGGCATCTGCTTCATTATCATGTATAGAATAAGATATTTCCCAGTTGGAGGAAAAGCTGAGAGGTGGACTTGGATTGGCTTGTTTCTTTCTGAGCTATGGTTCTCGTTTTATTGGCTTCTCACCACTGTTTGTAGATGGAACGCTGTCATCCGTATTCCATTCATACACAGGCTCTCTCAAAGGTACATACATATCTTAATTATGTTGTCATGCTAGTttgtttcatatttcataattgaCTATTTACGTTAAATTCATTACTTTCAATCTTGGAAAGGTTCGGAAAAGAACTACCGGGCATCGACATATTTGTGTGCACGGCGGACCCGTTGATAGAGCCACCGAGCCTGGTGGTGAACACAGTTCTATCAATGATGGCATATGATTATCCACCTGAGAAGTTAAGCGTATATTTATCAGATGACGGGGGATCGAATTTATTGTTTTATGCCATGTTAGAGGCTGCAAATTTCTCAAAGACATGGCTGCCTTTCTGCAAGAAGTTCCAAGTTGAATCAACGTCTCCTGAGGCTTACTTTAGGACGGCTTCTGAACTAGTCAATGTCCAAGAGTGGCTTTCTGTCAaggtaaattttaatattgaatattgGCTTGTTTTAGTAGACCGAAGATGGACCAATCATGCATATTGTTGAATGATTGCTTCCAATTTTGCTCTATTGTGCAATTATTGATGCAAtcttattgaaaaagaaaaagctttgTGATGGGAAATTATTTAACCAAACACCACCCACTTACATGAATTAAGAAAAAAACACCATAATCTTACAAGGGAAcaaattatttaatgaaattaatagATAAGGATAAGACAAGTGCTTAAAAAGTACCTCATCTTCCACTTTATCAGCTCATTGCtccaatttaattaatgaaattattaaaaaattatttttaagaaagtaataaataatattatatggttgtttttttgcttttgtttttcgtgttttaattaaatttttaaatgaaataattagaaattaaatGTCTTAAAATTGGATTGAGGATTACTgagaatttcattttataaatataaattatcacTATACTTATAATtcaattgttaaataatttttttataattatatttataatattaaattttttctttcattcacgAGATAACATTTCAATAACATGttaagtaaaatttcttaacatgATAACATTTTAACGTGTTATAAAAAATAGTAGTAGAACTGAAAAATAATTGTAGTCCATTTAATATTCTTACGAGGATTGATATAGTTATATAACTTCTTAAACTTTCTAATTTTTTCCTAAACATTTTTTATGTGaggatatttatttatatttttttgatgaATGCAGAAATTATATGAAGACATGAAAATGAGGATTGAAACCAccacaaaattgaaccaaatTCCAGAATACATTCAGAAACAACACAAAGGATTTCGTGAATGGGACTTTGTTTCAAGCAAACATGATCATCAGACCATCCTTCAAGTAATTACTCATTTCATAAATtcctaattgattaatttaattaagcttTGAATAGTTGAGCTTAATTAGTTAATGGTGCTTTAATTAATGATTCTTAGATACTAATAGATGGAAGAGACACCAATGCTGTGGATATTGAAGGAAACCCTCTGCCAACTCTAGTGTATTTGGCAAGAGAGAAAAGACCCCAATATCACCACCATTTCAAAGCTGGATCCATGAATGCTCTTGTAAGTTAAtattatgcatgtttaaatataaaaaaaatacaaaaagcttataaaattaaataattgttggaactttttttttgttttgttttattgcaAACATTTAAGTTATCATACCTATAGTACTTTTATATACGTTTCATCCAATAGTGTAATTGATTGGAAAAAAATATTGGTAAGAGGCCACGATCAATTTTCGTCCAATTGAGTCAACTGGGTGAAAATAGATGTTTGAAGCTTTCTTTGATAGTCATAAAACAATTTAAGTTCGCATGATTTTTTACTTTTAGTGtagtatatttttatactaaagcatgttatatatatatagctataTCTTTTCTAGAAGGTATATTAATTTGCTTGTTACTGAATGGTTTTTATGGTGAAATATAGATTAGGGTATCATCAAAGATAACCAATGCTCCAATTATTTTGAACGTGGATTGCGACATGTATTCCAACAATTCAAACACAATTAAATCTTCTTTGTGCATTTTCATGGATGAGGAGAAAGGAGATGAAATTGGTTATGTACAGTTCCCTCAATGTTTCTATAATCTCaccaaaaatgaaatttatggtagcTCTTTACGAGTACTGCTACAAGTAAGTAATTCAGCCTATAATTGAAATGGTTTTATGCACACGATGATTAATCTTGATGATGATCTTGTTGGTTTTCTTTGGTCTGTCTGTGTTGGTTATATCAACAATGAAGCTGGAGGTTCTAGGATTTGACGCAAATGGAGGACCAAGCTACATGGGCTCAGGATGCTTCCACAGGAGAGAGACTCTTTGCGGGAAGAAATATGAGAAAAACTATAAGGTTGattggaagaaaataaatgataagAAGGTTGATGAAACTGCAAGCTTCCTTGAAGAAACATGCAAAGTTCTTGCAAGTTGTACTTTTGAACACAACACACCATGGG is part of the Gossypium hirsutum isolate 1008001.06 chromosome D11, Gossypium_hirsutum_v2.1, whole genome shotgun sequence genome and encodes:
- the LOC107935220 gene encoding cellulose synthase-like protein E1, translated to MAKKEYVPLFETRQVKGRILFRCIAASILLGICFIIMYRIRYFPVGGKAERWTWIGLFLSELWFSFYWLLTTVCRWNAVIRIPFIHRLSQRFGKELPGIDIFVCTADPLIEPPSLVVNTVLSMMAYDYPPEKLSVYLSDDGGSNLLFYAMLEAANFSKTWLPFCKKFQVESTSPEAYFRTASELVNVQEWLSVKKLYEDMKMRIETTTKLNQIPEYIQKQHKGFREWDFVSSKHDHQTILQILIDGRDTNAVDIEGNPLPTLVYLAREKRPQYHHHFKAGSMNALIRVSSKITNAPIILNVDCDMYSNNSNTIKSSLCIFMDEEKGDEIGYVQFPQCFYNLTKNEIYGSSLRVLLQLEVLGFDANGGPSYMGSGCFHRRETLCGKKYEKNYKVDWKKINDKKVDETASFLEETCKVLASCTFEHNTPWGKEMGLKYGTPVEDVVTGISIQCNGWKSIYLNPEREGFLGVAPITLLQNLVQHKRWAEGELQLFFSRYCPLLYGHRKIPLKIQLIYSTYKLWAANCLATWYIVVVPCLCLLKGISLFPKISSPWVLPFVYVTFVHRAYSLAEFLWCGGTFRGWCNDQRIWLFKRTTSYLFAFFETILKLLGHSQLNFVVTAKVADEDVSKRYDQELIEFGAASPMFDILATLAMLNLFGSLGASKKATMDADQDSKVLDQFGLQILLCLVLVTINLPVYQALFFRKDNGKMPTSVMYKSIVFALLACMLAMY